A window of the Salinirubellus salinus genome harbors these coding sequences:
- a CDS encoding dolichol-P-glucose transferase: MPDNTDLAIVLPAYRPPIDRLSEYIEALDTRLAPGRIHVPFDGVKDADPRIRRLERAGATVSRSPERQGKGAALSGAFDRLATSFDRLLFLDADGSTSVESAAHLAEQVSGSSPTLAIGYRQLPQQAERQTRTGYRRVFSGGYRHLAHAVLGIDARDPQCGAKAMDASVWWQLRPTLRNTGFGWDTELLAIAAAAGIPVSEHPVEWVDQPGTTVRVTDPVRMLGQLFSARRRASKTPPRQPTPASQTPRLRVAGRD, from the coding sequence ATGCCAGACAATACAGACCTCGCTATCGTCCTGCCAGCCTACCGCCCACCAATCGACCGACTGAGCGAGTATATTGAGGCCCTCGATACGCGACTCGCTCCCGGCCGAATACATGTCCCGTTCGACGGCGTCAAAGATGCCGACCCGCGGATTCGCCGGCTCGAACGGGCCGGGGCGACAGTCTCACGGTCGCCTGAGCGACAGGGGAAGGGAGCGGCGCTCTCCGGCGCGTTCGACCGTCTCGCAACCTCCTTCGACCGCCTGTTGTTTCTCGATGCTGACGGGAGTACCAGCGTCGAGTCCGCCGCCCACCTCGCAGAACAGGTCAGTGGCAGCAGCCCCACGCTCGCAATCGGCTACCGTCAACTGCCACAACAGGCCGAGAGACAGACCCGGACTGGATATCGTCGCGTGTTCAGCGGTGGGTATCGCCATCTCGCCCACGCAGTTCTCGGTATCGACGCTCGCGACCCACAGTGCGGTGCGAAGGCGATGGATGCGAGTGTCTGGTGGCAACTTCGCCCGACGCTTCGCAACACCGGCTTCGGGTGGGATACCGAACTGTTGGCCATCGCGGCGGCCGCAGGGATACCTGTCAGCGAACATCCGGTCGAATGGGTCGACCAGCCCGGAACGACAGTCCGGGTGACCGACCCCGTTCGGATGCTCGGACAGTTGTTCAGTGCCCGCCGCCGGGCGTCGAAGACACCACCTCGCCAGCCAACACCGGCTTCGCAGACGCCGAGGCTGCGGGTCGCCGGCCGTGACTGA